From the Alteromonas sp. CI.11.F.A3 genome, the window GTCACAAGCTCCCCTTACGAAGGCCAACATGCTCAGCGTGCGGTTTCCTTTATTAAAAGTGCAATTGCACAAGGGCATACTGTTAATAACATCTTCTTTTATGGCCAAGGTGTGCACCATGCTAATGGCTTCATGGTGGAAGTGGGTGATGAATTCTATCCACTTAACGGGTGGCAGGCGCTCAAAAACGACCATAATATTACCCTGCTGCTTTGTATTACTGCCGCGGTTAAACGCGGAGTCATTGGCGAGCAGGAAGCCGCTAGTGCTGGCGTGTCAGCTGCTAACGTGGCAGATGGGTTTGAACAAGCAGGTTTAGGTGAGTTTTTTACCGCACTTCATGACTGCGATAAGGTGGTACAGTTTTAATGGCTACTTTACTGATTCGTTTTACGCAAGCCCCTTATCAATCTAGCGCTAGTCAAGACGGGCTAGACTTCGCACTCGCTGCCACCAATTATGGCCATGAGATCATTGTGCTATTTGAACATCAAGGTGTGTTGCAGCTCAATAAGACTGATTCTGTGCGCGGAACAAAAAACCACAGCAAACGGTTAGGCTCCCTGCCCTTTTTCGATATTGAAGAATGTTACGTTTGCGAAGAAAGTTTGAAACTGTCGGCGCTAAATAACGAGAAACATGAATTAATAGCACAACTAGACGCTTCACTGTTATCGATTGATGAAAAGCTAGCACTGTGTGCGCGCGTTGACCACGTGGTGACCTTCTAATGCTCTTTATTGTAAAATCTTACCCCTTAAATGCTTTAGCAATCAAAACCTTAAAGCAGGCGTTTAGAAGTGCTGAGTCTGACCAAGCACTAGTTTTAATAGACGATGGTGTGTATTACGCCCAACAGACTAATGACGGTTTGTTAAGCGTTTTAGCGAAATTGAGCCTAACGAACACAATAGATGCCAACAAAGATTTGAATGGTGCCACTACGAGTATATTTGCTTTACAAGATGATCTTGCACTACGTGGCTTAAGCCTTAGTGAGAGCCATAGTGTAAACCAAACACTGAGCCATGAAGTAAGTAGTGAAGACGATACTGTATCTTTCACGCCAATATCGATGGATGAGTTTGTATCACTGACTGATACTTTTTATCCTATTGTATACTTATAAA encodes:
- the tusD gene encoding sulfurtransferase complex subunit TusD, encoding MAHYSILVTSSPYEGQHAQRAVSFIKSAIAQGHTVNNIFFYGQGVHHANGFMVEVGDEFYPLNGWQALKNDHNITLLLCITAAVKRGVIGEQEAASAGVSAANVADGFEQAGLGEFFTALHDCDKVVQF
- a CDS encoding DsrE family protein, yielding MATLLIRFTQAPYQSSASQDGLDFALAATNYGHEIIVLFEHQGVLQLNKTDSVRGTKNHSKRLGSLPFFDIEECYVCEESLKLSALNNEKHELIAQLDASLLSIDEKLALCARVDHVVTF
- a CDS encoding DsrH/TusB family sulfur metabolism protein codes for the protein MLFIVKSYPLNALAIKTLKQAFRSAESDQALVLIDDGVYYAQQTNDGLLSVLAKLSLTNTIDANKDLNGATTSIFALQDDLALRGLSLSESHSVNQTLSHEVSSEDDTVSFTPISMDEFVSLTDTFYPIVYL